The stretch of DNA GGGCCAGCGTTGAAAAGCCTCCTCTGCAGAATTCATTAGGAAAACTAAAACAACACTGGTTAAATTATGCATCTCCAGGGAGGAAGAGgtgatatttaaagagcaagttcactgttaaactgtttttacttgttatttttttaaatatgatcgtccctctgagtttaacatgcaggctgaacatgaaaatagtcttatttagccctatttcctgcattagcttctgacataaAATAGACGAGGAAACGCTCGGGTTAGAAATAGCCAGTCAATTGTACGTCATTTtttaaattaacattcatggactcactcttcttggctcacgacgggatAGGCTGATGttcatttagcatccaggagagagcagagctcgtcttggctagtagaagctaactgttagcattagcaactcaacagcacggcagaactccttcagacttgtgttatttgtggagaaaaaacatcaatgaagcaaaacaaatggagacagtggtggagttgtgttgctgctagccaatcagaagcgagatgtctgaaaatcaggaaataagactcgtcctctgctcccctctcctttggctcacttctagttcctgaaacagaaccGACAGAgcgttttccccacagagattgactcaaaGCATTGAAAGAACAAGTGCACTTGGTCTTTAAAAATTTCAAAGGAGACTGTGCAATCAGACCAAAGGTCAAGCAAGAAGCACGTGGTGGTTGCTCAGCTGGGAAACCAGGAAGTCCAGCTTGAGCAGCATGTCCACTGAGCTGCTGTTTGTTTACCCCCTGCTAACACAAACCTGCACAAGGTTCATGCAAAGCAGGCAAAGAAAGCCTGCAAATAATTCACTtgatgaaaattaaaaaaaacaagcttTGACACGTGTCTCCTTCACGCAGCAGTCACACTTAACAGAAATGTCCCCTTTGATGGAACTAAATCTCTTGTTGTTTCTCATGTTGCTTCTTGCTCTGCAAATTTGCCTCGCCGCTGTTATGAAATAAACCACTCTGGTGTAGTAACACCGTCTTGAACGTTACAAAATCCATTTACATCATCTTAACGCTCCTTCACCGCTCGTTTACACCATCAGTGTTCGAGTGAAACCATCAACACGCTGCAGGTAAAGGCAAAGGGGAtcacgacgagcagagatgagacAATCTATCTTCTCTCCTGACTCCGCACTGGCATCACTGATAGTCTGTTTGATCAGGTTGTGCACAGGttctctgtatgtgtgtgtacatgtgaagACCCGGCCATGTGTGACAATAGCAAATGACCACCTATCCGTCTCTGGCGCCAGAGCCAGAGATTAACGCGAGCTCGGGCTTGGCACCAGCTGGACCAGTGCCTGGAAAGAAGACTAGACAGCACTCGATACGGACCTGCTGTAAATGTTCAGATCTTAGGGCCTTGAAAGAGAGATGCAAAGCGAACTGTTTTTCACATGCCTCGCGTGACGTACGCTGAAGGGTTCACAAAGGAATCGTGTAAATTTTGTGGGAAAAACCCAGAGAAAGAAAAATCCCCGAGAAGTAGAGCTGAAGAAAATCCCTCCAGCTAATTTCTAGTAGTAAACCGAAGAGATCCTCACATTCTCTTTCTCCTCCCTTCTGTCTTTCACTTTGCTCGTCTATCAGACTGTGGCTTTTTATGGTGGAAACGTCGAGCTGCCACAGGAAGACACTGTGTTGTCTTGAGCGGTTGCTGTGGGTGGGCTGAAAACGAGAGAAGAAAAACAGAAGTAACTGTAAACGTCCCACCCTGCTTAGCCTGCGTCTAGACCGGCCTCGGTAAGGTGAGCGGCAGTCAAAACAAGGGATTGGGAAAGCAAACACGGTTGTTTGGCATATTTAACCATCCTTCTCTATAGTTACAATCAAACCTCTGTGTTTAATTGTGGCAAAACAAGGAGCTCGTAGAGAAACGTGCAATTATGAGCTTTATGAGGAGACGGGAGTATTAAGTGTGTGACAGCGTGCCCCATGTGCCACACATCAGAAGACCATCTCACCAGATTGGCACAGAGCAAAACGGACTTGCAACCGACACCGAGCGCCGTGCCAGAGACTGTTGGCCTACTTATGAGCCATTCTCTTGTCAGAGTACAGctcaggaaacacacacacaccctcaagcTCGTCATCATTCTTTGAAACAATCCCTGTTTTTAGTCAAATATATTTCAATTTGCATCACCGGCGACACCACGTTAGAAGCAGAGCACTTCGACCATCGCTGCAAGTGGATAATAGAGCctagggatgggggggggggggggggtgttttaaGAGTCTAGCTGACTTAAAAATTGAGCAATCAGCTCACGCTATTTTTATAACACTGCTCTCATTTCCCCCTTGTTACTCATGATGCAGCTAAAGACGCCTTTGTTGACGGTGTGGAATGCTAACTGTGTTGATAGCATTCCCAACGTGACCTCAATCAGGCATTTTTCACAGCCTGGAGTCACAAAACAATTCAACAGCTCTGCCACCACAGAGAATCTGCACCCTCTTTTCGTAATGAACGCAATTATATTACAACAGTGTTATTCCTCCAACTGGCAACAGTGCAGACTAGTGAGGGGCTGCTTGGAAATAGTCTCGGCCATTTGTTGAGTCACTGCTAACGACTCACAGTCAGCTTTTGCTTGTTCTGTGTTCATGTTAgggtttaaaaatgtaaaactacttaAATCAAGGTACCGTTTCTTTTGGTCATTGTGCCGAGTTTCGACAAAACTCCTCAAGTTCTGCATATTTTCTTTTATTAATTCTTTCTTTTACAGGCATTGGTTGATGGGGGGccaataaagttttctgattctgatgtttCTTGGCAAAAAATAAAAGCCTGATAGGTAGTCTTTATCAAGAGATTCAACTTGTATGGATTGTAAATTTGTGGAATAAGCAACACAGCATAACCATGTAGGATTAACTCCCCAAAAACATCCCGAAATCTCTTCCAACATTTTGTTATTGTGCTGCCAGCAAGCTACACTATGTACATGTTTAACCAAGAGGCACCGTCATAACAAAGAAATAACCTAAACACAAATATTCCTCTCTTTTTGCAtaaagtttatatatttattgtaTTAAAGGTGCAGTTTGTAGGAACGACATCTTGTGgccaaatgtggttactgcagttcattttttaagcaaaaatatttctttctcacTGGTGTCCCCGAGTTTCATGGCTTTTGCCAGTTACGCATCAGCAGCAGAAGATTCTGGAAGTCAAGCAATGAGGAGAcatgcattgttagctcaatgttagcctgtaGCCAAAGTAAAccaaaagatgctgtggcttcttagcggtacaagaaataacttctaggtcgctcctgtttactgaatTTGGTTCATTAAACAACTGGAGTTTTTTGGGTGCCTAATTGCAAATACCTGCGCTCCCGCGTTGGTTCGCTGCAGATTCGGCAGCCTCACAAACTCGGAGCGTAAACAGTAACTATGTCGTTCTTTGAAAGGATAAAACCTGACAGTTGACTGTGAAtgaaaccttccttccaacacgatTGAGACATTGGACTGTGTTGTGGATATTTCACAGAataattcttacaaattgcacctttaagtggTTTATATAATAGTTTTTGTAACATTTTCACCAAGTAAAACCTGTCAAAATATTATTTATGTTGAATTTCACTGTAGAACATATCAGATAAAATGCTgacgacaaaaaaaaaataaaccctcCAATAATAAATTGTATTGTTTTCAGTGGTACAAACTCCGAGATGATAATGGTAAATAAGAAACATGGCTTTCCTAAGGCATACCCTTCCTAAATATCATAACATCACATCGGTTTTTAACGTTCTCATCCCAGACGTGAAAGAAAACCGAGATTTCCCTTCACCAAAGCAGTTAGCTTGCTTTCAGAGCCTGGGGGGAAAGAGCTACGCAATGAATGGAAAATCAGGCCACACTTCTATCCAGGCCATTTTTATTGATCCTCAAAACCCCTTTCACAAAGAAACCCCCCTCAATCTCaaccacaaaaaaagggacaataTAAACAACCAATAAATAAAAGATCTGCGTGATTAAGGCGGTTCTACATCTCCAAGAGAACACAACAGTGTGGACATGTTGGAGTCATACAGCTTCATACAGTACAAGCAGTAATTATCTTTTCTGAAATTGAGAACGTCgcgtttttaaaaagttttttaaaGTTGGGATGACGCTCCCATTGAAATAAGACAACATTGTACTTTTgtcataaaaaaaaagaaatctattGTTCCTGTAGATGTCATCCAAGCTAACTTCATTACAAAGCCAAAAACCATGACCAGAGAACATAAATTTAGTATTTCTCTCCAAAAACCTACTCTCAGGAAAAGGATAAAAGGAACAAGTTGGATCCCGTAACAGAAGGTGGTTCATTTGAATATCAGTTTTCTCAGAtaggaataaataaatacacctgTTTACTGGTAAACTGTCATGGAGTCCGGACTTAGAAGCTATATAGTGTCACTGAGTTGTTCAGCGCGGCTTGTAGGAATTTTAGCATTTCTTTGTTACATCCATGTCCAGAAAATACTAAAACAAGCCAAGATGCTTTAAATCCAGCCGAAGAAGAAACAGAGACTCAGACGCGGTGTTTGCGGTGGATATCCAGAGTTCTGCACGGGTCTGTGCTCGTACAAAAACCAAAGCCGTCGCCTCTTCTTCATCCACTCTGGACGTTCTCCTTTTGTGGCCCGTAATGATGTAAGATCCTTTCAGCAGCTAACAGCGCTGGGCTGCTGTTTGCTAACGAAGTCCGAGATAAAGTCAAACTCGTTCTGGCCCAGGAAGAGTTCTGGTAGCTCCTGCACCCGATCCAACCCCAGTTCCATAACTAGAGACGTGAGGACATCCTCGTCAATCATGTCCGCGTCCATCCCATTCAAGGCTAGCGCGGGACCAGCCATGTGCTGCATGCTAGCCAGCTGAGCTGGGTTCATGCGGTACTGGGCTGTTGGCCCCATGTGGTTCCCACCCATTGGTCCCAGTGGGTGTCCGTGGTACTGGGTGTTGAGTTTCTGCAGCTGCATGCTGGCCATGAGTTGCTGGGATGTCAGTCCTCCGTTCATGAActgctgttgttgctgctgcgCGTGCTGCGCTTGTTGCTGGTGCTGTTGTGGATGCATGTGATGTTGCTGCTGCTGAGGGTGGTGTTGttgttggtgctgctgctgctgaggcccATTATACATCATGCTACCAGAGGTCATCTGATGGTGAGCCATCTGAGCCCCGTTGAGCTGTCCATTCATGGACCCGCCCACCATGCCTTGCCGTTGCCTCATGGTCGTCTCCATGTTGGCCTGCTGGCCATAATGCATCATCTGGCCATTGGGAAGCGCCCGCATGCCCTGCTGGTTGGCATGCTGCTGATGACCTGCCTGCAGGCCGCCATTCATGCCCATCCTGTAaccgtggagactggcgcctgctGAGCTGTGATTCATGGGCATCATCAGATGATCCGCCATGCCTCCTGCAtagggcagaaagcagaagcagtcaGGACAAAGTAAAGAGAAGATCCATCTGAACCAGTTTCAAACTGGTGTAGGTAAACAATGGCCACGAGATTTTTGTTCACATTTCTCAGATACTTTACAAACCTAGGAAACACCTCCAATCACAAGTTCATTCTACACGTGACTCAAAAATCGCGTTTAAAACAGAAAATCTCACGGAtcctaataaataaatacaaaaccctcccctctttgtgccaaagcaaggACGCCCAGGTGGAAATTACAGGTTAACAAACAGAGAGCGTTTATCAGTTTAGGCGCAATAAAATCCAGAAAAACAAGATGAGGGGGAAACATTAGGACCTGGTGCAGCACAGCAGCTGAAGTGGCGAGATCTGGAACATCTTTACGCACGTAAGGTTGCAACAAAGACCACTGACATCATGCAACATCTCCCCAACAGCCGAATCACCACAATACCAACAAGGAAGGCGTGCAATTAAACACACCACGCTCCTGCTGCCCTCCTCCGCCCGCGACGCTGCTTTTTTATCCTGCTTTAAATTCGACACGGACGTTTAAAACGCTGCGATAACACCTTTCACTCGTCTTTAGCAAGAGCGTGCAAACAatgggagcagcagcagcaggagaccaCGGCGGAGCAGAAAGAGCCGTTTTCCTCCAACAAACCAAGCCGATCCAAATCGCTCACCCGTGTCCGCTGCGTTTTCACAAAGTTGCGCGACTTTGCTTTCGGCTCCGTCTTCTTCCTTTGCCCAAAAACACTTATCCTGTGCGAGGCGAAGCTCCTCGGGATTAGAGTGGTGCGTGTTCCGCGGGGTTCATGCTCGAGCGGGGACGGCGCGCACAAAGACTACCGCATCAGATCTTGAAACGACTGCCTATTTTCTGGGTCAGCTCAGGGATTATGTACATGTAAAGAGCTGAGAGGAAGGCAGTCAGGGAGAGGCGGAGCCTCCGTCCTGTCGCTTCTTTGTTCCTATTGGCCCTGTTTAATATAATTGTGCACGGGCGTAGAGAGAAGGGGGCCGGGCCAGATTTGGGACACGGGTGTGAATTTAAATCACCCCACCAAACAATTTATCTCTGAATAATGATTGTTTACGTGTTTACTTTTTGATCGTTTCTTTCGGGTTTCTCAGTTTCACTGAAATGTTTCAGATCAAGAAATACattttaataacaataaatatgacatgagttaaaaaaaaaaagttctaaaATTATCATTTTATTTCCAAGGGGATTAAAAGCTATTCAAACCAGAAGTAATTGACCTCTAACTTTAATAATTGGTTGTGTCAACCTCGGAATGTGATCAAGCATTTGTGATAACTGGTGATGAGTCTTCCACATTGCTGCGGAGGAATATTTGCCTTATCTGTTTTATTTCAGCTGAATTGATGGGTTTTCCAGCGTGAACAGCACCATTTTTGACTGAGTATGGTGTTCTTTTCCAATTTTATGTCTGGGTAAAATGGAACACACATTACAAAATATTTTTCTCTACCGACAGAAGTCCACAAAAGGTTCTGGAAAATgtgttcagtgttttttttttttgtttgtttgttttttggtcaGCAAGATGTTTTGGTCTTGAGCCCATGTTTGCATCCAAAATAATTTCTTCAGATCATAAGATCATAACACCACCGCCACCACTATATTTAACATTttgaacttttattctgaaatgcTTTTTCAGAATGTTGCTGGGCTTCTTTCATATTGTTAAATCATGACCTTCGACCTTAGCCTTAAGTAAATCAAGCCTACAGTTTTAGGGTGTTGTTCTGGGGTCCTTTACAGGGCATGGTGTGcttctttttgagatcttttagcctacaTGTAGTCAGACAGGTTCTACTGAAGTGATATTTTAATTTGACAGATCTGACTGTAGCCAGGCCTGGGTGTGGCCGGTGAAAGTGAACTTGGCTGTCTAAATAATGTTGTTTATCACATTTAAATCGGTACTTTAAAAAGGAGTAGATAGTTTATGTTCATCTTAGATCACTCTTGGTCCATGCAACCCCTGTCTGCTGTGTGTTCTCATAGCAAGGCAGTGGAGGGAGGGCAGAGGAATGTAGCCTCTGTGCTATTCTGAGCCACCCAGTTTGTAAGCAGCAGCGCTGACTACAGCTGTAGATGGACGCAAGCTCGGCTCATTTATGCGTTTTACGTGACTGTAGATGCACGCTTGTCCCTGCGTGTCCGAGCATGtgtttgttggtgtgtgtgtgtgtttgcccagCCACTCCTCAGATGCACTCCTGATTGCTCACTTTAGGACAACAGCCTCTTGCCTGCAGCTGCAAATGAATGAAACCACTTTAGGCAGTCGAGGCTCTCTGTTGTCAAGGGAATTTGTCTGTAAACATGCACCCATCAGTGAGGGGGTTTGTCATTGTCTGGCATTGTCCAGCAGCCTGCTGATGTTAAGTAAGCCACTCCCAGGTGTGGAAACTCTTGAGAAAATCACCCAGCCAGTCAGCGCAATTAAAGCACAGAATCAACATAGGTTTCTGCTGTGTGTTGTGATTTTCCTTCAGATGAGCAAACGTGTGCAAGGCTACGGTGGCTTGTGTCAATGTAACAACAAGGCCCCTCAAAATACATCAAAACAGTCTTTATTTTCAGCCGAGGGTGTGCTTCGCATTTAGAACTCATCAATCACATCCCTGCATCTGTTTAAACCCGGGATATTTGCATGAAGTCCTAATCAGCCATGATTGTGCCGCAAGATATGCAATGTAGTTATGAGTAAATTGCAGCTTGTCCTATTGTAGTTGTCTTGGAGACTTGCTCAATTCTTTCCCATgcgttttattttagtgttttacaGATCTGTTCCTGGTGTGATGACAGCTTTGGGAGGAGATCTTTGCCATACTTCTAACATTTATTGATTTCTATCcttaggatggtgtgtgtgtgtgtgtgtgtgtgtgcatgtgtggctGCATGTCAGCAAGAAAGAGCACAAGAGAGGGATCATGTGACTGTATTTACAATAGCAATAGGCTACAGATAGAGCTAAGACACGCCCTTGTGACATATTGCAAAACACGCAATAAAATTGATGTGTTTGCAGGATACGTTCAGTCAAGCTTATCACTAACAGGAAATGATGACTTGCATTGTTTTCAGTTATTGTTTTTTCTACCAAATGCtcaagtgtttttctttttaacattCTTAAAACCAAAAAGCAATAGTCTTTATGTTGTCACCTTTTCATATTCTAAATTTTAAGGGGATTATTTGACATTAAGTTTAATTTAGAGCATGTTCTAGTCCTTGGGTCTTACTCAAACATGGACTGAACTTAAATGAAAAGGAACTATAAACTTATAGAAAGTGGGTATGTTTCAACAAAAAGTCAAATATTATTGTTTTACATGGTCATTATCTTTAAAGGCTGCGATGGACAGGAACTCTGTCCAGGgtataccccgcctgattgcccattgaccgctggagataggcaccagcccccccccccaccccggcgaccctacgtggacaagcgggttcagacaatggatggatggattatcttTAAAGATTTTTTAtgacttaaaaacatgtttttgaaggTTTTTGTTTAAAATCGCTCTCACACAAACAAATCTCTGCAGGTTTACTCTCGacaatttcagtaccttccagaatgagccatttcagggctctttccctctaagaaaacaagctggagctggcgacGCTCACTTaatcctgatttatacttctctgtctgcgtcggtgcggtgacacacaacgccattatgcaTCGGCGTAAGGGCTCTCTGACGGGCTtacagagggtgatggagacatgcccaacATTTTAAACATCTGGCGAAAATGATGGAAaccgcaagcttgtgactggtcagAACGCTGCTTCCTGTATATTTGTCACCAGCACCACTGTAGCTccgttaaaaagtaaacagatatttagtggcagacccagaacagactgAAGAACGCATCTcaaaaaaagtcagaaaatattaactcttattcacccgtgagtgaaggagtacaaaatacggagcaaaaGTGGATGGAAACGATggaaaatgtgggtttagaggttgcgaccacatgaagaggtggaagagaatgatggacaaatttgtctgtgttataaagtctctgaaaaatataaacacattagtaaatacactatcggggaccggatacatgagtgttatggtggcaggataccacagaacagcgctacgccctctgttgtcctggtggggaattgctttgcaacactccgctgcctgagcagaagttcgaatgtgaaaacctttccgacactccgtgtgcgtctctccgttgcggagctcatggagaagtataaatcagggttTAGCCCCCCCActcaagctgctataagctgagaagctcagatggAGGCTTTCAGAGTAGAGTTGCTGTTCCTCAACCCTGGAGGGGTGAAACATTTCCCCgtgtgtgacatcacaaatggggactttttgaaatggcaaattttggacacataattcctaaaaccaaacactgacagaa from Nothobranchius furzeri strain GRZ-AD chromosome 5, NfurGRZ-RIMD1, whole genome shotgun sequence encodes:
- the cited4b gene encoding cbp/p300-interacting transactivator 4b, with protein sequence MADHLMMPMNHSSAGASLHGYRMGMNGGLQAGHQQHANQQGMRALPNGQMMHYGQQANMETTMRQRQGMVGGSMNGQLNGAQMAHHQMTSGSMMYNGPQQQQHQQQHHPQQQQHHMHPQQHQQQAQHAQQQQQQFMNGGLTSQQLMASMQLQKLNTQYHGHPLGPMGGNHMGPTAQYRMNPAQLASMQHMAGPALALNGMDADMIDEDVLTSLVMELGLDRVQELPELFLGQNEFDFISDFVSKQQPSAVSC